A region from the Hippopotamus amphibius kiboko isolate mHipAmp2 chromosome 15, mHipAmp2.hap2, whole genome shotgun sequence genome encodes:
- the LOC130837089 gene encoding histone H2A type 1-H produces the protein MSGRGKQGGKARAKAKSRSSRAGLQFPVGRVHRLLRKGNYSERVGAGAPVYLAAVLEYLTAEILELAGNAARDNKKTRIIPRHLQLAIRNDEELNKLLGRVTIAQGGVLPNIQAVLLPKKTESHHKAKGHG, from the exons ATGTCCGGCAGAGGCAAACAGGGAGGCAAGGCTCGCGCTAAAGCAAAGTCTCGGTCGTCGCGCGCGGGCCTGCAGTTTCCTGTGGGTCGAGTGCATCGGTTGCTCCGTAAGGGTAACTATTCTGAGCGCGTGGGTGCTGGTGCGCCTGTGTATCTGGCGGCCGTCCTGGAGTATCTTACGGCTGAGATCCTGGAGCTGGCGGGCAACGCAGCGCGCGACAACAAGAAGACGCGCATCATCCCGCGCCACCTGCAGTTGGCTATTCGTAACGACGAAGAGCTCAACAAGCTGCTGGGCCGCGTGACCATCGCGCAGGGCGGCGTCCTGCCCAACATCCAGGCCGTGCTGCTGCCCAAGAAGACGGAAAGCCACCACAAGGCCAAGG GTCATGGATGA
- the LOC130837088 gene encoding histone H2B type 3-B isoform X1 encodes MPDPSKSAPAPKKGSKKAVTKAQKKDGKKRKRSRKESYSIYVYKVLKQVHPDTGISSKAMGIMNSFVNDIFERIASEASRLAHYNKRSTITSREVQTAVRLLLPGNEHFRNGVCKSEFNGCMFDNRKENGSVAERGAVCAGASCNKPTAAAGSFRAGAGKKAI; translated from the exons ATGCCTGATCCGTCCAAATCAGCTCCCGCACCCAAGAAGGGTTCTAAGAAGGCTGTTACCAAGGCGCAGAAAAAAGATGGCAAAAAGCGCAAGCGCAGCCGCAAGGAGAGTTATTCTATCTACGTGTACAAAGTGTTGAAGCAGGTGCATCCGGACACCGGCATCTCTTCCAAGGCTATGGGCATCATGAACTCCTTCGTGAACGACATCTTTGAGCGCATCGCCAGCGAGGCTTCCCGGTTGGCGCACTACAACAAGCGCTCTACTATCACGTCCCGGGAGGTGCAGACGGCTGTGCGCTTGCTATTGCCTG GCAATGAACATTTCCGGAATGGTGTTTGCAAGTCTGAATTCAATGGCTGTATGTTTGACAACCGAAAGGAAAACGGAAGCGTGGCGGAACGCGGCGCCGTGTGCGCGGGAGCCAGTTGTAATAAGCCGACCGCTGCTGCAGGCAGCTTTAGGGCGGGGGCAGGAAAGAAGgcaatttaa
- the LOC130837088 gene encoding histone H2B type 3-B isoform X2 — MPDPSKSAPAPKKGSKKAVTKAQKKDGKKRKRSRKESYSIYVYKVLKQVHPDTGISSKAMGIMNSFVNDIFERIASEASRLAHYNKRSTITSREVQTAVRLLLPGELAKHAVSEGTKAVTKYTSSK, encoded by the coding sequence ATGCCTGATCCGTCCAAATCAGCTCCCGCACCCAAGAAGGGTTCTAAGAAGGCTGTTACCAAGGCGCAGAAAAAAGATGGCAAAAAGCGCAAGCGCAGCCGCAAGGAGAGTTATTCTATCTACGTGTACAAAGTGTTGAAGCAGGTGCATCCGGACACCGGCATCTCTTCCAAGGCTATGGGCATCATGAACTCCTTCGTGAACGACATCTTTGAGCGCATCGCCAGCGAGGCTTCCCGGTTGGCGCACTACAACAAGCGCTCTACTATCACGTCCCGGGAGGTGCAGACGGCTGTGCGCTTGCTATTGCCTGGTGAGCTGGCCAAACACGCGGTATCCGAAGGTACCAAGGCTGTCACCAAGTATACCAGCTCCAAGTGA